The nucleotide window GACGTTCCTGCGCCGGCGCCTGGCCGAGGTGGACGAGCGCCTGAGCCGCGACGCCGCCGAGCGGTCGGCCGCCGAGGCCCGCCGGGTCGACGTCGACCGCCGCATCACCGCCACCGACCGCCTCGCCGCGCTCGTCGCCGACCGGCTGGCCGTCGTCGAGGGCCACCTCGCCGGCCTGCGCGAGCGCCGCCGGCGGCAGTCCGAGGAGGCGAGGGAGCAGTCCCGCCGCCTCGACGGGCTGCGGGCCGAGCGGGCCGACGCCGAGCGGCGCCTGGGCGAGGTCCGCGAGCGGCAGCAGCGGGCCGAGCTGGAGGAGGCCGAGGTCCGCCTCCGCCTGGAGACCGCGGTCGAGGGCCTCCGCCGCGACCTCGACTGCGAGCCGGAGGCCGCCGTCGACGCGCCCTGCCCCCCGCTGCCCGACGGCGTGGGCGCCGGGGCGAGGGCGAGGGAGCTCGAGCGCGAGCTCCGCCTGCTCGGCCCCGTCAACCCGCTCGCCCTCGAGGAGCACGCCGCGCTGCTCGAGCGGCACGGGTTCCTCGAGTCCCAGCTGGACGACGTGAAGTCCACCAGGCGGGACCTGGCCAAGGTGATCAGGGCGGTGGACGACGAGATCGTGTCGGTCTTCGCCGCCGCCTACGCCGACGTGGCCGACAACTTCGAGCGGCTGTTCGAGACCTTGTTCCCCGGGGGCAAGGGGCGCCTGCGCCTCACCGACCCGGAGGACCTGCTGACGACCGGCATCGAGGTCGAGGCCCGGCCCTCGGGCAAGAACGTCCGCAAGCTGTCGCTGCTGTCGGGCGGCGAGCGGTCGCTGACCGCCCTCGCCTTCCTGTTCGCCGTGTTCCGCAGCCGGCCGTCGCCGTTCTACGTGATGGACGAGGTCGAGGCCGCCCTCGACGACGTCAACCTCCACCGCTTCCTCGACCTGATCGCCGAGTTCCGCACCGACGCCCAGCTGCTCATCGTCAGCCACCAGAAGCGGACGATGGAGGCGGCCGACTGCCTGTACGGGGTGACGATGGAGCCGGGCGGCTCGTCGCGGGTGCTGAGCGAGAAGGTGTCGGCCGGGGCCTAGGCGGCCACGCCGCACACGTCGAGGGCGAGCACGGCCAGCGCCCGGGCCGTGGCCAGGACCTCGCCGATGGGCACCCGCTCGTCGGGCCCGTGGGCCAGGCCGGCGTCGCCCGGGCCGTAGTGCACGGTGGGGATGCCGCCGAGGCCGGTGAGGAGGCGCAGGTCGCTGCCGTAGGGCACGCCGAGCACCCCCGGGTCGGGGCCGCCGGGCATGACCGCCCGGTGGGCGGCGGCCATCCGCTCGACCAGGTCGCTCCCGGCCGGCAACCGCCCCGACGCGTACTGCCCGCCCCACCACTCGACCTCGACGGGGTGGTCCCGCAGCCAGGCGTCGCCGGCGCAGGCCTCGGCCACCGCCGCCTCGAGGGCGGCGCGGGCGGCCGCCGGCGTCTCGTCCAGCAGGACTCCGAGGCGGCCCTCGGCCACCAGCAGGTCGGGCACCGACGAGGCCCAGTCGCCGGCCCGCACGGTGCCGATCGACAGCGCGTAGGGCACCTCCCAGCCGGCCATCAGCGGGTCGACGTCCCGGTTGCGGCGCCGCTCCAGGTCGGCCAGCGCCGACCACACCGGCCACAGCTTGTCGAGCGCGCTGACCCCGTCCGGCCGGCGGGCGGCGTGGGTGGCCCGGCCCTTCACGGTCAGCCGGAACGTGAGGGCGCCGGCGCAGGCCGGGACGACGTCGAGCGAGGTCGGCTCGGGCACCACGCAGGCGTCGGCCCGCACCCCCCGCCGGAGGAGGCCGAACGTGCCGAGGCCGCCGTCCTCCTCGCCCTCGACCCCGGCGACGAGCACGTCGGCCCGCAGCGGCACGCCGGCGGCCCGCAGGGCGAGGGCGGCGAACCGGGCAGCGACCAGGCCGGCCTTCATGTCGCAGGTGCCCCGGCCGTAGGCGGACGCGCCGTCGACCGTGCAGGTGAACGGGTCGGTGGCCGACCACGCCCCCCGGTCGCCGGGCGGCACCACGTCCACGTGGCCGAGCAGCAGCAGCGACCGGCCGCCGCCGGCCGGGTCGGCCGCCGGGAGCCGCCCGACCACCCCCCACGCCTCCCGCCGGGGCACCTCGACCCCGGGGAACTCGGGGTCGGCCAGCAGGTCGGCGAGGGGCAGCGGCCAGTGGTCGACCTCCAGCCCGTCGGCGGCGAGGTCCCGGGCGAGGAGGGCCTGCGCGTCGTGCTCGCCGTCGGTCCCGGTCACGCTGGGCACGCCGACCAGGTCGCGCACGGCGGCGACCAGGTCGTCCTGCCGGGCGTCCACCTCGTCCAGCACGCGGGCCCGCCACTCGGAGGCGGTCGTCATCCCGTCCCCCGCTACGGCAGCCGGCTCGACCAGACGAGCGAGCCCGCCGCGGCCAGCAGGAGCAGCACGAGGCCCGCGCCGAGGAACCACCCGGTGATCTCCCGCTGCTCGGTCTCGTAGCCGAGCGACGACCCGATGTCGGCGTACACCTCCTCGAGCTGGTCGGCGCTGGCCGCCGTGAACGACGTGCCCCCCGTGACCTCGGCGATGTTGGCGAGCGCGTCCTCGTCGACCGGGACGGTGATGGCCGTGCCGTCGACGGTCACCATGCCGGCGTCGGTGCCGAAGGCGATCGTCGACACCGGCACCTCGGCGTCGGCCGCCGCCTGGGCCGCCTCCTCGTTGGGCCGCCCGACGGTCGTCTCGCCGTCCGACATCAGCACGATCCGGCCCGGCACC belongs to Acidimicrobiales bacterium and includes:
- a CDS encoding AAA family ATPase, with translation LAPGVDALLDVLLAGAVCVAGGWEAAVDAALAAPAATVVTPEGDRFSARGWRVGEARSGVTRATLDAARERAAEAERVAAAAAARLADATAVLDAAREAEAGARRALEDDVAAATAAGDALARLEADQRDAEAEAASLRAHLGEVAARAERERARLAELEAALPALEAEEAAGAERARARAAARRALEERAAAVGALRTDLEVRAAGLDERRTFLRRRLAEVDERLSRDAAERSAAEARRVDVDRRITATDRLAALVADRLAVVEGHLAGLRERRRRQSEEAREQSRRLDGLRAERADAERRLGEVRERQQRAELEEAEVRLRLETAVEGLRRDLDCEPEAAVDAPCPPLPDGVGAGARARELERELRLLGPVNPLALEEHAALLERHGFLESQLDDVKSTRRDLAKVIRAVDDEIVSVFAAAYADVADNFERLFETLFPGGKGRLRLTDPEDLLTTGIEVEARPSGKNVRKLSLLSGGERSLTALAFLFAVFRSRPSPFYVMDEVEAALDDVNLHRFLDLIAEFRTDAQLLIVSHQKRTMEAADCLYGVTMEPGGSSRVLSEKVSAGA
- a CDS encoding ArgE/DapE family deacylase; amino-acid sequence: MTTASEWRARVLDEVDARQDDLVAAVRDLVGVPSVTGTDGEHDAQALLARDLAADGLEVDHWPLPLADLLADPEFPGVEVPRREAWGVVGRLPAADPAGGGRSLLLLGHVDVVPPGDRGAWSATDPFTCTVDGASAYGRGTCDMKAGLVAARFAALALRAAGVPLRADVLVAGVEGEEDGGLGTFGLLRRGVRADACVVPEPTSLDVVPACAGALTFRLTVKGRATHAARRPDGVSALDKLWPVWSALADLERRRNRDVDPLMAGWEVPYALSIGTVRAGDWASSVPDLLVAEGRLGVLLDETPAAARAALEAAVAEACAGDAWLRDHPVEVEWWGGQYASGRLPAGSDLVERMAAAHRAVMPGGPDPGVLGVPYGSDLRLLTGLGGIPTVHYGPGDAGLAHGPDERVPIGEVLATARALAVLALDVCGVAA